The DNA segment GACCGAATCGAGCGGAAAGCCGTGAGCTCGTGAATGTACGACCGCTTCATAACGCGTGCCTGCTTTTACTGTAAAACGCAGGCGATCTGTCTGGTTCCGCTCGCTAATGTGGCCAGAAAAAATACAGGGCAGCGAGGGAGCGGTGGCAAAATCTTCGCTCTCGTTCTCCGTAATCACGACAGCCTCATGCGATAGCGCCGTTTGCCATTGCCATCCGAGAGAAGATCCAATGTTCGCGATCCGCGGCGACTGGTCCGTCGCATCCTGAAATTGCAAATCGACCTTGGGCGGCAGGTTCCAGCCAAACGCTGTGCTAGCCGATGCGGAGGAATCGAGAGGTTGGACAAGAGGTAAAACGTGGTCGACGTAGACGTCGTTGGTCATGCGAATTGTGTACACAAACGATGCGGAGCCAGCGTAACCAATCGTTCCTGTGGGGACTTCGGGGAATGCGAAGATCCGCACAAACAGCTCGCGATCTTCCTCGGCTAAGTAAACAAGTTGCGGATCGATTCCGCGATCGTCATCGGCTTGAGTGATCACGTTGCCTTGCTGATCTACCAATTGCATCACGGCGTCCATCGGCGATCCTAGCGGCCGATGAGCAAGCGTCGATGCGACAAAGGTCTGTCCTTTTTTCAAATGAACACGATAAGTATCAATGTCATTCGACTTGGCCAAGCGACCGTATACGACCGCTGGTAGCTCAACGGCGGTTGCCTCATTGATTTTCTGATTCGGTTCCACTTCCTCGAGTGTTGCTGTCGATTCGATCAGCAGTGGCACGAGCTTTGATGCGGAGGTTTTGTCGAACAGGCGAACCCAGGCGATTCCGGGGGGGGCATCGGAGGGTAGATTCAGGCTGAATTCTCCGGAGTCTTTTCCGACGACTAGTTTGACGTCCTCGCGATCGACGACCGCTTCGACAGGCCACTTGGGAAATTTGCCCTCAGCTTTGATGGCTGTTTCAGTGCCGACGCTAACGACCGGTGGGTAGAGGCGATCGAGTTGAACTTGTGCGGATGCCAGGGAGCAGCACGCCACGCCAAGCACCAGTGAAAGGTACGCAGCGGGGCAAACGCTTGCACACAAGCAAGCGGTTCGGCGCAAGCCGTCTGGCTGGAAGCGAAGTAGCACGTGCAGGAGGAGGTTGAGGCGTGGTTCCATCAGGTTTTGCATCAGCTCATCAATTCCGAGATCGGTGTCGCGTCGCTGACCAAGTGGACCGGTCGGCCTTCGGGGGAATACAGCATTTGTCCTGGGTCGATACCGAGTTTTCGGTAGACGGTCGAGACGAAGTTTTCGGGTGACAGCACGCGTTCGACCGCTGCGTAGCCATGGCGATCGGTCGCTCCGATGACTTGGCCGCCCGAGGTTCCGCCGCCAGCGAACATGACACTCATGGCATTGGCCCAGTGATCGCGACCGCCTCGTTCGTTGATCTTGGGGGTGCGTCCGAATTCACCAAGCGCGATCACCAGTGTCCGCTCCAGCATGCCGCGTTCTTTCAGGTCGGTTATCAACGCTGCAATCGTCGCTTCGAATGGCGGCATCTTTTTATCGTAGGCGTTGAATAGGTCGACATGATGATCCCATCCACCTTGCACTAGGGTCACGAAGGGGACCCCGGCGCTGACTAAACGACGTGCCAGCAACGCTTGTTGACCGAACGTATTGCGACCATAGGCGTCGCGCACTTTGTCGGGTTCAGAGTGGATGTCGAACGCGGCTTGCGATTGGGGGCTGCTGACTAATTCCATGCCTTGCGCAAAAAACTCGTCGGCTGCCACGACCGGATCGCCGGCAGCGGCGTCTTTGATTCGCCGCAGTTGGTCGATTTGACTGCGAATCTGTTGCCGCGTTGAGAATCGTTGGTCCGTCAGTCCGCTGGGGATCGTGACATCTCGGACTTGAAATGACGAGCGGTTAGGATTGTCGGGGACGACAAAGGGAGCGTGTTTCGCTCCCAGAAAGTTAGGGCCTCCCGAGCGTGACATGCTGGGGATCGAGAAGTAAGGGGGAATGCCATCGGGAGCACCGATTTGCTCCGACACCACGCTGCCAAGGCTGGGGTGGAAACTGACAAACGCACCACAGCCGACGGGGATCCGAGTCGGAGCACCGGTCATCATGTAGTGATTGCCCGCGCCATGGTTGCCTTGATTGTGCCGAATGGAACGGACGATCGCCAAGTCGTCGGAGATCGCGGCCAGTCGTTTCATTGGTTCCGAAAAATGAACGCCGGGGGTCTGCGTTGCGATCGGCTGATACTTGCCTCGGATCTCGATCGGTGCATCCGGTTTTGGATCAAACGTTTCGTAGTGGCTTGGTCCGCCATCCATCCAAATCAGAATGCATGCGTCCGCTTGTTTCTTCAGTTGCCCTGGCGATGTTTCCGATGCCTGAGCCGAAGTCGCACGCAGGGCACCAGCAAATCCGCCGGCGAGCAAGCCATGCAGTCCGAGTTTCAGTCCGTCGCGGCGAGTGATGCCTTCGCAATTGCGATGGTGTTGCAGGTTCATACGTCGGTACCTAGTTCAGGATTGAGAATTCAGGGCTATTGAGCATCGCCCACATCAGGTCTTCGATAACGCTACGGCGTTCCGCCGCCGCGTTGATAAGATTGACGGCGTAGTCGCGTTCGTCGGCAGTCGGGTACCGCGTGAAAGTGGATAGGTACAGCTCATCGACGATTTGCTCCGACGTTTTCTGGCTCGCAGCCAGCTTCGCAGCACGTCCGTTGTCGGACCGCACTCGTTGGTCAAGCTGTTGAGAGTTCATCAAGTGTAGGGCTTGGGTGACCGTCGATTCAGGCAACCGTTCGCACGGTGGGTCTTGATTTTCGTTGGGGCGGCCAAAGGTGTCCAGGAAAATGGAATTAACGCGAGTCGTCCACACTTGGTTGGCTCGCGAATCGGGCGGCATCGCCTGAAAGGAATCCGTGGTCTGAGTTACGTCAGCTACCGCGTCGGCCAAAACTTCGGCTCGCAGTCGGCGGCGGTAGTGACGCGAATAATTCAACCGGTCGGCGACATTGGACGGAGTTGGCTCGGAGCTGTGTAGATAAACTTGCGACAGCACGATCGTTTTCAAAAGTTGTTTGAAGCTGTAGTCGGATGCCTGGAATTCATCGGCCAATGCACTCAGCAAGGCCGGATTGGTGGCGGGGTTGGTCGCGCGAAGATCGTCGACAGGTTCGACCAAGCCGCGGCCCATCAGGATCCCCCAAGTCCGATTGACTTGGACTTCGGCAAAGGAATCGTTTTCTTTGGATGTCATCCATTCGGCAAGGGCAACGCGAGGATCAACTGGCTCGCCGTCGGTTTCTTCGGTTGCGGCGACGGGCTGGCCGCTCGGCAACTCAAATAGCGGCGTTGGTGTCATCGTCTCGCCAGTCAGTGGATGCGATACCGATCCTTTGGTGGACGTAAACACCACTTCTTCGCCACCGGAAATAGGAGGGCTCAGCCCGGTCCCCTTGTAGCCGACTTTGGCAAAGTAAGCCGAGAATTGGTAGAAGTCTTGCTGGCTCCATTTTTCAAACACATGGTGATGGCATTTGGCACAGTCCAGTCGGATGCCTAGGAACAGTTGGCTGACCATCGGTGCGACTTCGTCTGGACTGCGTCGGTCACGGTACAGCGTGGCAGCGCCGTTTTGCCAAGTGCTTCCCTTGGCTGTGACCAGTTGACGAACAAACGAATCGTAGGGCACGTCATCGCGGAATTGTTGACGAATCCAGTTGTCATAATTCATCACCGCCTTGATGCCGACGCGATAAGGATTCGGACGCAGCATGTCGGCCCAATAGCCGGCCCAGTGATCTGCAAATTCAGGTCGGTCGAGCAGTTGATCAACCAGCTTGGCCCGCCGCTCGGCTTTCGTTCCGCCCTCGGTGCCATCCAGGAATGCTTTCGCTTCTTCGACTGTGGGCAATCGCCCAATCAAGTCAAGACTGACGCGGCGCAAGAAAACATGATCGTCAACCGTCGGCGATGGTTCGATCCCTAACGTCTGCAATTTTTTGTAAACCTGTTCGTCAATGAAGCTGTTGCGGGGCAGCGATTCAAAAACTGCGGCTGGTAGCGGTTCGGTTTGCGGGATCACCACGTTGGCGACTTTGATGTGATACATGTATCGAGCCATCACCGCGGTTTCACCAGGCAGCGAACCAGCTTGGATGGTCCCGTTTTCGTCGACCGAAACCACTGCGTCGTCGTTGGATAGATAGGTTGTCAATCGAGTGACGTCGCGTGTCGAATTGTCGCTGTAGTGGGCTGTAACCCGCAGCGATTCAGATTGCGAGGGAGTGAGTGAAAACGAATCTTGCTCGAGCGTCACGCGTTCCAGAGTTGGCTCTTCTTCGACACGACGAGGGGCCGCTTGGGCGATCCACCGCGCCAAGGTTTGGTAGTCTTCGGAATCGCGTTCGATTTTGCGTCCACCACCGTGCGGCAATTCGGCCGTTGCCTTAAGTAGCAGCAAGCTGTTTTCGGGGGATGCGGGGAAGATGCGTCGGCCGCGTGCATCGCGGCTTACCGCGGCATGGTCGAATTCAGGATCAAAACCTAACAGCGAGAGCTGGAATCCGTTCTGCCCACGCTGTTTCCCATGGCATCCGCCAGAGTTGCAGGAATGGGCCGTTAGGATCGGCTGGACGTCCAGTTCGAAACTGACCGGAGCATCGGCTGCGAGAGTGAATCCACACGGGATTGCGAAGCTGCCCGCGAGCCAGATCCAAACGCAGCATTGTCGGGTGATGGTATGCATGGCGTTACGCGTTAGTTGAGAT comes from the Roseimaritima multifibrata genome and includes:
- a CDS encoding serine protease, encoding MACCSLASAQVQLDRLYPPVVSVGTETAIKAEGKFPKWPVEAVVDREDVKLVVGKDSGEFSLNLPSDAPPGIAWVRLFDKTSASKLVPLLIESTATLEEVEPNQKINEATAVELPAVVYGRLAKSNDIDTYRVHLKKGQTFVASTLAHRPLGSPMDAVMQLVDQQGNVITQADDDRGIDPQLVYLAEEDRELFVRIFAFPEVPTGTIGYAGSASFVYTIRMTNDVYVDHVLPLVQPLDSSASASTAFGWNLPPKVDLQFQDATDQSPRIANIGSSLGWQWQTALSHEAVVITENESEDFATAPSLPCIFSGHISERNQTDRLRFTVKAGTRYEAVVHSRAHGFPLDSVLRVINVADDSELVRNDDVARKQYDASVTFTPKTADEVELQVSDLVDGHSLRHAYSVVIDEAPATVELTVSDAQFAITKDGNVEIPITIARKHGFNHELTITAEGLPEGIHAEAVVSEAKGDTSKTVKLKLVADKTVTYQGPFRITARPKATDDKPSPSATFTAGHDLRDAVQVKTFWLTAPATKD
- a CDS encoding DUF1501 domain-containing protein; the protein is MNLQHHRNCEGITRRDGLKLGLHGLLAGGFAGALRATSAQASETSPGQLKKQADACILIWMDGGPSHYETFDPKPDAPIEIRGKYQPIATQTPGVHFSEPMKRLAAISDDLAIVRSIRHNQGNHGAGNHYMMTGAPTRIPVGCGAFVSFHPSLGSVVSEQIGAPDGIPPYFSIPSMSRSGGPNFLGAKHAPFVVPDNPNRSSFQVRDVTIPSGLTDQRFSTRQQIRSQIDQLRRIKDAAAGDPVVAADEFFAQGMELVSSPQSQAAFDIHSEPDKVRDAYGRNTFGQQALLARRLVSAGVPFVTLVQGGWDHHVDLFNAYDKKMPPFEATIAALITDLKERGMLERTLVIALGEFGRTPKINERGGRDHWANAMSVMFAGGGTSGGQVIGATDRHGYAAVERVLSPENFVSTVYRKLGIDPGQMLYSPEGRPVHLVSDATPISELMS
- a CDS encoding DUF1549 and DUF1553 domain-containing protein, which produces MHTITRQCCVWIWLAGSFAIPCGFTLAADAPVSFELDVQPILTAHSCNSGGCHGKQRGQNGFQLSLLGFDPEFDHAAVSRDARGRRIFPASPENSLLLLKATAELPHGGGRKIERDSEDYQTLARWIAQAAPRRVEEEPTLERVTLEQDSFSLTPSQSESLRVTAHYSDNSTRDVTRLTTYLSNDDAVVSVDENGTIQAGSLPGETAVMARYMYHIKVANVVIPQTEPLPAAVFESLPRNSFIDEQVYKKLQTLGIEPSPTVDDHVFLRRVSLDLIGRLPTVEEAKAFLDGTEGGTKAERRAKLVDQLLDRPEFADHWAGYWADMLRPNPYRVGIKAVMNYDNWIRQQFRDDVPYDSFVRQLVTAKGSTWQNGAATLYRDRRSPDEVAPMVSQLFLGIRLDCAKCHHHVFEKWSQQDFYQFSAYFAKVGYKGTGLSPPISGGEEVVFTSTKGSVSHPLTGETMTPTPLFELPSGQPVAATEETDGEPVDPRVALAEWMTSKENDSFAEVQVNRTWGILMGRGLVEPVDDLRATNPATNPALLSALADEFQASDYSFKQLLKTIVLSQVYLHSSEPTPSNVADRLNYSRHYRRRLRAEVLADAVADVTQTTDSFQAMPPDSRANQVWTTRVNSIFLDTFGRPNENQDPPCERLPESTVTQALHLMNSQQLDQRVRSDNGRAAKLAASQKTSEQIVDELYLSTFTRYPTADERDYAVNLINAAAERRSVIEDLMWAMLNSPEFSILN